TTTCGATTTTTAATCATTTGTCAACTGATTTTATTTATGAAAATGAAAACTTAAAAATTTCAGCTCTTTCATTATTTGCATTTTTAGTACCAGCTTTTTCTGCTTTACGATTAGCAAAATTTAATTTAGATGAAGATCAAAGTACTTATTTCAAAGGATTAGCAACTCCATCTAATACCTTATTTATTTTTTCATTATTTTCAATTTATTACAACAAAGGACAAATTATCAATCCAGAAATTGATACGTATTTATTAATCGCTGTGTCTATTGTTTTTAGTATCTTATTAATTATCGATTTACCATTATTTGCCTTAAAATTTAAAGGATTGAGTTGGGCAGAAAATTATTATAAATACATTTTCTTAATCATTACAATTGGTTTAGTAGCTTGGTTGCAAGTGGCTGCTATTCCATTAATTATCCTATTATATATCATCATCTCAATCATTTTTAGAAAAGAAATTACAAAATGAAATTAACTAAAAATATCTGTTTCTTTGATTTAGAAACGACAGGAACAAATGTTTCGAAAGACCGAATCGTTGAAATCTCTATTGTGAAAGCTTTTACAGATGGAACAAAAGAAGTAAAAACATGGAAAGTTAATCCAGGAATTCCTATTCCACCAGAAACAACTTTGATTCACGGTATTTCTGACGAAGACGTTGTAGACGCTCCTTCTTTTAAAGAATTAGCGCCAGAAATTATGGAAATGATCAAAGATTCTGACTTGGCTGGATATAATTCGAATCGTTTTGATATTCCACTTTTAGCAGAAGAATTATTGCGCAATGGTTTTGATTTTGACGTATCAAAACATCGCCCAATTGACGTACAAGTGATTTATCATAAAATGGAACCTCGTAATTTAAGTGCAGCATATAAATATTATTGTGATAAAGAGTTAATCGATGCACATTCAGCTGAAGCGGATACTATAGCGACTTACGAAGTATTAATGGCTCAAATAGAAAAATATGATGAACTTGAGAATGACAATAAATTTTTGAGTGAATTTTCTTCTCAACGCAAAACAGCTGACTTAGCAGGCTTTATACAATACAACGATAAAGACCAAGAAATCATTTCGTTTGGTAAATACAAAGGACAAGTTGTAACGGATGTTTTTGCAAAAGATCCTGGTTATTATTCATGGATTCAGAATGCAGATTTCCCTTTGTACACAAAGAAAGTTTTTACTCGAATCAAATTACAAAACGGTTTTTAAACAATGAAAATTATTTGTGTCGGACGAAATTACGTCGAACATGCAAAGGAATTAAATAATCCTATTCCAGAATCGCCTATGTTTTTCATGAAACCCGATTCTGCAATTTTGAGAAAAGGTTTTCCATTTGTGATTCCAAGTTTCACAAAAGAAGTTCATTTCGAAACAGAAATTGTGATTAAAATAGATCGTGTTGGTAAAATGATTCAACCGCAATTTGCAGATCGTTATTATTCTGAAATTGGTTTAGGAATTGACTTTACAGCACGCGATGTACAACAAGAGTTGAAAGAAAAAAGGTTTCCTTGGGAAATAGCAAAAGCCTTTGATGGTTCTGCCTTTGCTTCAGATTTTTTTCCGAAAGAAAATTTTGATTTAGAGAATTTAGCATTCAAATTAGATCGAAATGGTGAAAATGTACAAACGGGAAATTCTAAAGATATGATTTTCCACATCAATACATTAATCGCAGAATGTTCTAAATATTTCACGTTGAAAAAAGGCGATTTAATTTTTACTGGAACGCCAGCTGGTGTATCTAAAATTAATTCAAAAGACATGTTAGAAGGTTTTTTGAATGATGAAAAAGTATTTGAAATAAAAGTGTTATAATCATTAAAATGAAAAATATATTTTCATTTATTATTATATTTTTATTGTTTTCTTGTAAAAAAGAAAACAATATTGTTGCACCTGTAATTCATGAGAATGTAATAACAATGAATTCAATTTCTGACAATTACGATTCGATTACTACAAAAGTGAAGAAACTTGGTGATGAAGATGCTTATTCTGAATTATTTTATCATTTAAAAGATTCAAATTTTGAAGGTAGAACAGATTCTTTAATGATTTATTCAAAAATAATGGCAGAAAAATATCACTTTGAAAAAGCTTATATAGATTATTTGGATGCAGTAACTGAAAAACATGGAATTGAAAATAATATTGGAAATTATTCAACAATTAACCTTTCACAATTAAAATCTAAAGAAAAGCAGGAAATTATTGATTGGCTTTCTAAAATGGTTGAAAAAGGAATAATTACAGAAAAACAATTTCAAGAAGTTAAAAAATAATAAAAGAGCGAAATTTCGCTCTTTTATGTTTTTACCACTATCTTTAATTCGAAATATATTATAATGGAAGAATATCTAAAAATAGAAGAAAAAATAAACCAAGATTTCATCACTTTAAAATCGAAAAAGAATAAAATAAGCAATGTAAGGCTTCTGTCGTTTATTAGTTCACTTGTGTTTTTCTCGCTTTATGTTACTTCAAGTAATGATTTATATTTAATTATTTCTACAATATTATTTGTGGTTTTCATCATTTTGGTGGTAATTACTTCCAGGATTTCTACTCAACTTACCTATTTTACACAAGCTTTAGAAATAATTTCACAACTAAAAACTGATGATTCTATCGATCAATTTGTTGAAGATAATTCTAAATTCAATAATGTTTACAACAAAGATTTAGATATTTTAGAAGGTAATTCAATCTTTAATCGAATCAATAAAACACAAACGCGAATCGGTAGTTTACAATTGAAATATTATTTATCGAATTTAATTTTAGACAAAACCGAAATTATAGAACGTCAAAACGCTTTTACAGAATTAGCTGAAAAAAGAGATTGGATTGTGACATTTTTGACATTTATGAAACGATTAAAAATGAATCAATCTTCTATTTTTGTTTTTGAAAATCGTGTATTTAACAATCAGTTTTTGAAAGTTATTCCAAGTGTTGTTTCTGCCATCAATATCCTTTGTTTTGTCTATTTGGCTTTCATTGGTTTTCCAAAAGTAATAGTTTTTTATTGGATATTAACCGCTGTATTCGTTTCGAGTGCAATTACGTTTGTCTACAAAAAACAACTAAAACGAGTGGCTACATACACCACAATGAAAGCAAATGAATTGGATACTTTATACGAAGTTTGTAAACATATAGAGGATGAAATTTTTCAATCGAAACTAAACTCAGAAATACAAGCAACGTTTAAAAATCCAACTAAATCATCTTCATTAATTAAAACCATTTCTTCGACCAAAGAAACCTTAGATGCAGCTAATTTTCCAATTGTTGGTTTTGTATTAAATACTTTTTTCTTGTGGCGATTAAATTATTCAATAAAATTTGAAAATGAAGTTCAAAAAACTGTTCATCAAATCAAACCTTGGTTAGATGAATTGGCTAAACTGGAGGCTTTTGTTTCGTTTGCTTTATTTAATGATAAGTTTAAATCTTTTACTTTTCCAACTATTGCAGATGAACCTTATGAATTAAAAATATACAATGGTTTTCATCCATTATTGAATGAAGAAACTGTTGTTAAAAATGATTTTGAGACAAATCGTCCAAATAATATTGCAATTATAACGGGAGCAAATATGGCTGGAAAAAGCACGTTTCTTCGTACAATTGGAACGAATTTAGTGCTGGCTATGAACGGTTTAAAAGTTAGTGCAGATAAAATGTTATTTTACCCAATGGATTTATTTACAAGTATCCGTACAGCAGATAATTTGTCTTCAGGTGATTCTTATTTTAAAAATGAAATCAATAAATTGAAAATTTTAATTGATCGATTGGAGGATAATCAACCGCAAATTATTATTCTGGATGAGATTTTGAAAGGGACCAATTCAGAAGATAAATTGATTGGTTCGCAAAAATTTTTGGAAAAGCTTATTCAATCTCCAACGAAATTAATAGGTTTTATCGCAACACACGATTTAGAATTAACGAAAATGGAAAACGATAATCCTGCTCATATTATCAATTATTGTTTTGAATTGAAAAACTTTGATAACAATTATTTTTCGGATTACAAATTAAGAAAAGGCACTACCAAAATGATGAATGCCATTTTCTTAATGAAACAATATAAAATTATTGATTAGCGTAAATCTATTTCAAATCAATAATATAGGCTGCATTTATTTGATTAAAATCATCAACTATCGAATTTGCTTTTTCTAAATTTTGCTTTTTAGAATTGACGCTTTTATAACCTAAACAATAGAGGTTTGCGCAAAATGCAGCTTCAACTCCGTTTGTAGAATCTTCGATAACAATGCACTCGTCATGTTCTGATTTGGCTATTTCAGCCGCATGTAAAAAAATAGCTGGATCAGGTTTTGATTTAGGAAAGTTTTCACCCGATATTTTATGTGAAAAATATTGATCCAATTGAAAACGACTAAACACACGATCAATCGTACTTTTTGATGCAGACGAAGCTAAGATTAATTCAATTTTATTAGCATACAAATCTTTAATCAACTCTTCTACTCCATCTATTAAATACAAATCAGGTTTTGTATCAAAAGCTTCATTAAAAATCGCTCGTTTCCTCAAAACTAAATCATTTACTTCTTCTTTCAAATCAAACTTATCTTTTAAAATTTGATACACATTTTTTGTCGATTGACCGGTAAAAATTGCAAATAATTCTTCTGTTACTGGAATATTCAATTCTTTATAATGTTCGAAATAAGCGTATTTGTGTACAGGTTCTGTATCGACAATTACACCATCCATATCGAAAATTACTGTTTTAATCATTGTTGTTTTGTTTGTACAAAATTAGCTGTTTAATAGAGATGAATGTAATTTATCTAATTTTAGAATGATTTTAAATTAAGTAAATATACTATTGAATTAAAGTACTATAGGATTTGCTAATCGGTTTTTATAATGTTAATATTTAACATTAAAGTAACATTTGCATGCTTTTTGTTTAACTATTGGCATAACAAAAAAAGAACTAAAAATTTATAAAATGAAAAAAGTATTATTAGTTGCTGTAATGGCATTAGGAATTTCTCAAGTAAATGCTCAAAACTATAAAAATGCTTTAGGTGTTGTTGTAGATTTAGGAGACGGAGAAACACTTGTAGGTCCACAATTTAAACACTCTTTTGATGGTAAAAACGCTGGTAATGTACAAGTAATGTTTGGTGATCATGTTACTGTTTTAGGTGCTGATTATACATATAATCAATCTTTTTCTGGAGCTAACGGATTAGGTTGGTTTGTAGGAGTTGGACCTCAATTGACATTTGTTGATGGAGGGCATTTTGATGATAAAACATTCTTTGCAATTCGTCCACAAGCTGGTTTAGAATATAAAATTCCATCAGCTCCTTTAGCTTTCCATTTTGATTGGAAACCTTGGTGGAATTTAACAAACGAATCAGATTTTGAAGCTGGTCGTTTTTCTTTAGGATTTAAATACACTTTTAACTAATTTAAAGTCAAAAAGTATAGTAAAGTCACTCAATCGAGTGGCTTTTTTTATAAGTAAAATCATACAATCTTCGATTAATTTAATTTTAAACCTATAAATTAATTGTTATTTTTGGAAGATTTTGGATTTTATCTAAGACCAATTATAGATAATCGCTATAGTTTGCCTATTCAAAATATAATTCCGAAATTTACTTAGTAATAGATTTAATACATTTAATAGAAGATGAAACAATTAATTGGGACAGGAGTTGCTTTGGTTACGCCTTTTCAACAAGATGGTACGGTAGATTATACTGCATTAGAAAAATTAGTAAACTACAGTATCGATGGTGGTGTTGAATATTTAGTTATTTTAGGAACTACAGCTGAAGCTGCAACGCTTACAAAAGATGAAAAGCTAAAGGTAATCGAAACAATAAAGAAAGCGAATGCTAATCGTGTTCCGATGGTTTTAGGTATTGGAGGAAACAATACTGTAGAAGTTATTAAAGAATATCAGGAAACAGATTTGAGCGATTATAGTGCAATTCTTACTGTTTCACCTTATTACAACAAACCGAATCAAGAAGGTATTTACCAACATTATAAAGCAATTGCTGAAAGTACAAATGCAAATATTATTTTGTACAATGTACCAGGTAGAACAGGATCTAATATTACAGCGGATACAACAATTCGTTTAGCAAATGAATTTAAAAATATCGTTGCAATTAAAGAAGCTTCTCCAGATTTCTTACAATCTACAGATATTATTCGTAAAAATACTCGCGAAGATTTTAACATTATCTCTGGTGACGACGAATTTGCTTTACCTATGACATTAGCAGGCGGTTCTGGGGTTATTTCTGTTATTGGTCAAGGTATTCCTACAATCTTTACAGAGATGATTCGCAAAGCATTAAACAAAGAAGTTGATGCAGCTTATAATGCACATTACAAAGTTGTTGAAATAACACGTGCTATTTTCGAAGAAGGAAACCCTTGTGGGATTAAAGCTGTTTTAGACAACAAAGGTGTTTGTAAACCCTATACACGTTTACCTTTAGTTCCTGCATCGGATAATTTGACAACAAAAATTAACCAATTATTATCTAACATCTAAAAAATAAAATCATGATAAAAGACTCAGTATTAAATGCGTTGAATAAACAAATAAAATTAGAAGGTGATTCTTCTCAATTATACTTAGCTATGGCTTCATGGGCAGAAGTAAAAGGATTAGAAGGGACAGCTAATTTCTTATACGCTCACGCTGATGAAGAACGCATGCATATGTTAAAATTAATAAAATTCATCAACGAAAGAGGTGGCAAAGCATTTGTACCACAAATTGAAGAACCAAAACAAGATTTTACTACATTAAAAGAAGTTTTTACAGCAATATTAAAACACGAATGTTTTGTTTCTGAATCCATTAACGAAATTGTTGGGTTAACATTAGAAGAAAAAGATTATTCTACACACAATTTCTTACAATGGTATGTGTCTGAACAAATCGAAGAAGAAAAATTAGCTCGAAATATTTTAGATAAATTAGAAATGATTGGCTCTGACAAAGGCGGGTTATATCTGTTTGATCGTGATGTAGTTACATTAAGCGCAGACACAACAGCGTAATAATTCAAAACTTTGAGATTTTATTAAGAGGATAAGAAAATAATTTTTTATACTTTAGTCCTCAATTTTTATTAAATTTGCAGAATGTTTAAAAAACTAAGCTTACTAGTTTTAATTGGCGCTTCATTAGTGTCTTGTAACAAGACCTACAACAAAGCGATGAAAAGTACAGATAAAGACGAAATCTTTACATTAGCTACGCAGTTATACCAAGATGGTAAATACGACTTGGCAAACGAATTATACGAAAAAATTTCAACGTCTTTTGTAGGAACGGAAAAAGCAGCTGATATTGCATATAATATGGCGCAAGCGAACTTTAACGAAAAAAGTTTTCGTTTGGCAGGTCATCAATTTAAGAGTTTTGCAGGATCTTACCCAATGGATAGTCGTGCAGAAGAAGCATTATTTAAATCAGCTTTTTCTTATTACAAAGATTCACCGAAGTATGATTTAGACCAAACAAGTACTTATACAGCGATTAGTGAATTACAAGGTTTCATTAACTCGTACCCAGAATCAAATCATGTAAATGATGCGAATAATTACATTACAGAGCTTAGACAGAAATTAGAGTTAAAGTCTTTCGAAATTTCAAAAGTTTATTATAAAACGATGAAATATAAGGCTGCTGGTGTGTCATTCGATAATATGATTGATGAGTACCCAGATTCTAAATTTAGAGAAGAAGCCATGATGTACTCTTTGCGTGCTAAAGCAGAATTAGCGTTAAACTTTTCTCGTTTAGAAAACAAAGAATTACGTTTACAAGATGCTAGAACACAATATCTATTGTTAACAAGATATTATCCAGAAACTAAATTCAAGTCTGAAGCAAATAAATTGATGGAAAAAGTTGATAAAGATATAATTGAAACTAAAAAAATTCTCGCTGAATTAGAAGAGTCGAGAAAAAAAATTGAAGCTGAACAAGCTGAATTAAGCAAAGAGCAAAATAATAATAAATAGTAAAATATATAAAAATTCTTTCATTATGAATTTCAAGGATATCGGTGCAGCACCAACAACACAAACTTATGATCGTAATAAAATCGATGAGAAAACAGGAAACTTATACGAGTCGATTGTAATTATGGGAAAAAGAGCAGAACAAATTAACCAAGAAATGAAAACTGAATTAATTCAGAAATTAGATGAGTTTGCTGCACATACAGATTCTTTAGAAGAAGTTTTTGAAAACAGAGAGCAAATCGAAGTTTCAAAATTCTACGAAAGATTACCAAAACCGACATCTATTGCGGTTAAGGAATGGTTAGACAATGACGTATATTACAGAAATCCAAATGAGGATAAATAATGTCTGTTTTACATAGTAAAAAAATTCTTTTGGCAGTTACTGCCGGAATAGCGGCCTATAAAGCCGCTTTTCTTGTTAGAGGGCTTATCAAAAAAGGTGCAGAAGTAAAAGTTATTATGACACCTGATGCACAAAATTTTGTCACTCCACTTACACTTTCAACGTTGTCCAAACACCCAGTTGAATGGGAGTTTTTCGGTGATAAAGGAGACTGGAACAATCATGTAGAATATGCACTTTGGGCTGATTATATGATAATTGCCCCTTGCACTGCAAATACGCTTTCCCATATGGCAGATGGAACCTGTAATAATTTGGTTTTAGCAACTTATCTTTCTGCAAAATGTCCAGTTTATTTTGCTCCAGCGATGGATTTGGATATGTACAAACATCCGTCTACATTAGAAAATATTTCAAAATTAGAATCTTTTGGTAATAGTTGCATTCCTGCAGAAGCTGGTGAACTGGCAAGTGGATTGTTAGGTGAAGGCAGAATGGCTGAACCCGAGAATATTATTTCATTTTTAGAAAGTTCTATTGCAGCTACTCTTCCACTCTACGGAAAAAAAGTGGTTGTTTCTGCTGGACCAACATACGAAAACATAGATCCTGTACGTTTTATAGGTAATTATTCTTCAGGAAAAATGGGTTTTGAGATTGCGAAGGCTGCTACTAATCTTGGTGCAAATGTCACGTTGGTTAGTGGGCCTAGTCATGAATCTGTCCTTGGTTATCCTATCGAACGAATAAATGTTGTTTCTGCTCGTGATATGTACAAAGCGATGCACGATAATTTTGCTGATGCAGATGTTGTTGTAATGTCGGCAGCTGTTGCAGATTATCGTCCAAAAGAAATGGCTGAACAAAAAATTAAGAAAGAAAACGATGATAATTTAACCATAGAACTGGTTAAGAATCCAGATATTTTGAAATCATTAGGTGAAATCAAAACACATCAATTATTGGTTGGTTTTGCTTTAGAAACGAATAATGAAGAAGAATATGCAAAGAGAAAATTAACCAAAAAGAATCTTGATTTTATTGTTCTAAATTCGATGCAAGATAAAGAAGCCGGTTTTCAGAAGAATACAAATAAAATTACAATTATTGACAAAGATTTATCGATGCAACAATTTGATGCAAAATCAAAAACTGAAGTTGCAAAAGATATTTTGACTGTTATTTTAAATAAATTATAACAATATAATGAAGAAATTAGCCTCAATTTTCTTTTCAACATGTTTAGCTGTTTCTGCTTTTTCCCAGAATCTTATTGCTGATGTTAAAGTTGATTATTCAATGGTTCAGGGTTCAAATACACAAATGTATCAAACCTTAGAAAAATCACTGACAACCTTTATTAATTCTACTAAATGGACAAATGATCGACTAAAAACATACGAAAGAATTGAAGCTAGTTTCGTTATAAACATTAAAGAAAGAGAAGGAAATCGATTAAAAGGATCTATTTTAGTTCAATCTCGTCGTCCAGTTTTCAACTCTACTTATTATACACCTGTTCTTAATTTATCAGATGATAATTTCACATTCCAATACCAAGAATTCGAAGAATTAATATTCAATGATCGTAAATTCAGTGGTAAAAATTTAACAGATGTGATAACATATTATGTGTATTTAGTATTAGGTTATGATGCAGATACTTTTACAAAAGAAGGTGGTACTGAATATTTCAAAATGGCGAAGAAAATTGCTGACTTTGGTCAAACGAATAATAATTTTTCTGGTTGGAGCGAAATGGACGGTTTAAAATCTCGTACATCATTAATTAACAATATTCTAAAATCCGACAACTCAACTTTACGTAACATCACTTATCAATACCACAGAAATGGATTGGATATTATGGCAGAAAATGAGTTGAGAGGTAAAAACGCGATCGGAAATACCTTGTTACAATTAGAATTTTACCAAAGAGGAAATTATTCTCAATTTTATCCTTTAGAACTTTTCTTAACAGCAAAAAAAAGCGAAATTAGTCAGGTATTTACAGGTGGACAAACGTCATCAGTGAATATCGAAAAATTAAAAGAAATTTTAAATTCTATCGCTCCAAAGTACAACGATACGTATTGGAATAAAATGAAAAAGTAAATGTTAAGAACACTTCGCGTTAATAATTTTGCAATTATCGATCAATTAGAGATTGATTTTCATCAAGGAATGACAACAATCACTGGTGAAACCGGTGCTGGTAAATCTATTCTTTTAGGTGCTTTGAAATTGGTTTTAGGTGAACGTGCTGACTTAAAAGCATTGAAAAATGCGGATGAAAAATGTATTATTGAAGCAATTTTTAATATTAAAGATCTTGAATTGAATGATTTTTTTGAAGAATATGATTTAGATTATGAAGACGAATCTATTCTTCGAAGAGAATTGTTACCTTCAGGAAAATCACGTGCTTTTATCAATGACACCCCTGTAAAAGTCTCTATTTTACAAGAATTATCTGAATTATTGATCGATATACATTCGCAATTTAATACACCAAAAATTTTCGAAGCTGATTTTCAATTATCGATGTTGGATATTTACGGAGAAAATAAAGAATTGTTAAAAGAGTATAAAAAAGTATTCAATCAATATATTTCGACCAAGAAAAAAATAAAAGATGCGCAGAATTCACTCGAAAATCAATCACAGGATTTAGAATACAAATTGCATTTATGGGAAGAATTAAACAATGCATCTCTTAAACATGATGAGTTAGAACATTTAGAATTCGAAATAAAATCATTAACAAATGTTGAAGAAATCATTTCGACGTTAAATGAAACTTATCAATTTTTAGAACATCCCGAAATGGGAATTATTTCTCAATTGAACGAAGCAAGTAATAAGTTAAATAAAATTTCGGATTATAATTCTCAATACAATTCGATTTATGAGCGATTAATTTCTTCTAAAATTGAATTACAAGATATTTCTGGAGAAATGAGTCATTTGATCGAATCTACAGAAATTAATCCAGAACGTTTACAAGAAATCACAGATCGTTTCGATTTGATTCATAAATTATTACGCAAACACAATGTAATCACCATTGAAGAATTGATTATTAAACGAGATGAATTAGAAAGTCAAACTTCTGGTTTTGATAATTTAAGTGATTTAATTATTCACTTAACGAAAGAATTAAATGCGATTTCAGAAAAGTTAGATAAACAAGCTTTAAAAATTAGAAAAAATAGATTCTCATCAATTGAAATTATTCGAAAAAACATTTTGAATACTTTATCACAATTGGGAATGGAAAATTCGCAATTAACGATTCAACTCAACGAAACTTTAGATTTTACAGCAACTGGAAAAGATGAAGTGTTGTTTTTATTTTCTGCAAATAAAGGAATGGAACCACGTATTTTTGAAAAATCTGTATCAGGTGGTGAACGTTCGAGATTGATGTTAGCAATCAAAAAATTATTGGCCACGCATCAACATTTACCAACATTAATTTTAGATGAAATTGATACTGGAATTTCAGGTAAAGTTGCAAACGAAACAGGAAAAGTAATGCAGTCGATGGCTGATAATATGCAACTTTTAGTGATTACACATTTACCACAAGTTGCTTCTAAAGGAAATTATCAATTAAAAGTTTACAAAGAAGTGGTTGAAGAAACGACACAAACAAATGTGATTGAACTATCTCAGCAACAGCGCTTAGAAGAAATTGCTCAAATGATTTCTGGATCAG
This portion of the Empedobacter stercoris genome encodes:
- a CDS encoding CDP-alcohol phosphatidyltransferase family protein → MKLFTIPNFLTLLNLSCGVLSAIFMISSNAQITTTTVTIVMVLMIISLVADFLDGMVARLMNIGSPIGKELDSLADCISFGVVPGLMLFSIFNHLSTDFIYENENLKISALSLFAFLVPAFSALRLAKFNLDEDQSTYFKGLATPSNTLFIFSLFSIYYNKGQIINPEIDTYLLIAVSIVFSILLIIDLPLFALKFKGLSWAENYYKYIFLIITIGLVAWLQVAAIPLIILLYIIISIIFRKEITK
- a CDS encoding 3'-5' exonuclease, producing MKLTKNICFFDLETTGTNVSKDRIVEISIVKAFTDGTKEVKTWKVNPGIPIPPETTLIHGISDEDVVDAPSFKELAPEIMEMIKDSDLAGYNSNRFDIPLLAEELLRNGFDFDVSKHRPIDVQVIYHKMEPRNLSAAYKYYCDKELIDAHSAEADTIATYEVLMAQIEKYDELENDNKFLSEFSSQRKTADLAGFIQYNDKDQEIISFGKYKGQVVTDVFAKDPGYYSWIQNADFPLYTKKVFTRIKLQNGF
- a CDS encoding fumarylacetoacetate hydrolase family protein; the encoded protein is MKIICVGRNYVEHAKELNNPIPESPMFFMKPDSAILRKGFPFVIPSFTKEVHFETEIVIKIDRVGKMIQPQFADRYYSEIGLGIDFTARDVQQELKEKRFPWEIAKAFDGSAFASDFFPKENFDLENLAFKLDRNGENVQTGNSKDMIFHINTLIAECSKYFTLKKGDLIFTGTPAGVSKINSKDMLEGFLNDEKVFEIKVL
- a CDS encoding MutS-related protein; this translates as MEEYLKIEEKINQDFITLKSKKNKISNVRLLSFISSLVFFSLYVTSSNDLYLIISTILFVVFIILVVITSRISTQLTYFTQALEIISQLKTDDSIDQFVEDNSKFNNVYNKDLDILEGNSIFNRINKTQTRIGSLQLKYYLSNLILDKTEIIERQNAFTELAEKRDWIVTFLTFMKRLKMNQSSIFVFENRVFNNQFLKVIPSVVSAINILCFVYLAFIGFPKVIVFYWILTAVFVSSAITFVYKKQLKRVATYTTMKANELDTLYEVCKHIEDEIFQSKLNSEIQATFKNPTKSSSLIKTISSTKETLDAANFPIVGFVLNTFFLWRLNYSIKFENEVQKTVHQIKPWLDELAKLEAFVSFALFNDKFKSFTFPTIADEPYELKIYNGFHPLLNEETVVKNDFETNRPNNIAIITGANMAGKSTFLRTIGTNLVLAMNGLKVSADKMLFYPMDLFTSIRTADNLSSGDSYFKNEINKLKILIDRLEDNQPQIIILDEILKGTNSEDKLIGSQKFLEKLIQSPTKLIGFIATHDLELTKMENDNPAHIINYCFELKNFDNNYFSDYKLRKGTTKMMNAIFLMKQYKIID
- a CDS encoding HAD family hydrolase, which gives rise to MIKTVIFDMDGVIVDTEPVHKYAYFEHYKELNIPVTEELFAIFTGQSTKNVYQILKDKFDLKEEVNDLVLRKRAIFNEAFDTKPDLYLIDGVEELIKDLYANKIELILASSASKSTIDRVFSRFQLDQYFSHKISGENFPKSKPDPAIFLHAAEIAKSEHDECIVIEDSTNGVEAAFCANLYCLGYKSVNSKKQNLEKANSIVDDFNQINAAYIIDLK
- the dapA gene encoding 4-hydroxy-tetrahydrodipicolinate synthase; translation: MKQLIGTGVALVTPFQQDGTVDYTALEKLVNYSIDGGVEYLVILGTTAEAATLTKDEKLKVIETIKKANANRVPMVLGIGGNNTVEVIKEYQETDLSDYSAILTVSPYYNKPNQEGIYQHYKAIAESTNANIILYNVPGRTGSNITADTTIRLANEFKNIVAIKEASPDFLQSTDIIRKNTREDFNIISGDDEFALPMTLAGGSGVISVIGQGIPTIFTEMIRKALNKEVDAAYNAHYKVVEITRAIFEEGNPCGIKAVLDNKGVCKPYTRLPLVPASDNLTTKINQLLSNI
- a CDS encoding ferritin, translated to MIKDSVLNALNKQIKLEGDSSQLYLAMASWAEVKGLEGTANFLYAHADEERMHMLKLIKFINERGGKAFVPQIEEPKQDFTTLKEVFTAILKHECFVSESINEIVGLTLEEKDYSTHNFLQWYVSEQIEEEKLARNILDKLEMIGSDKGGLYLFDRDVVTLSADTTA
- a CDS encoding outer membrane protein assembly factor BamD, which gives rise to MFKKLSLLVLIGASLVSCNKTYNKAMKSTDKDEIFTLATQLYQDGKYDLANELYEKISTSFVGTEKAADIAYNMAQANFNEKSFRLAGHQFKSFAGSYPMDSRAEEALFKSAFSYYKDSPKYDLDQTSTYTAISELQGFINSYPESNHVNDANNYITELRQKLELKSFEISKVYYKTMKYKAAGVSFDNMIDEYPDSKFREEAMMYSLRAKAELALNFSRLENKELRLQDARTQYLLLTRYYPETKFKSEANKLMEKVDKDIIETKKILAELEESRKKIEAEQAELSKEQNNNK
- a CDS encoding DNA-directed RNA polymerase subunit omega translates to MNFKDIGAAPTTQTYDRNKIDEKTGNLYESIVIMGKRAEQINQEMKTELIQKLDEFAAHTDSLEEVFENREQIEVSKFYERLPKPTSIAVKEWLDNDVYYRNPNEDK
- the coaBC gene encoding bifunctional phosphopantothenoylcysteine decarboxylase/phosphopantothenate--cysteine ligase CoaBC, which produces MSVLHSKKILLAVTAGIAAYKAAFLVRGLIKKGAEVKVIMTPDAQNFVTPLTLSTLSKHPVEWEFFGDKGDWNNHVEYALWADYMIIAPCTANTLSHMADGTCNNLVLATYLSAKCPVYFAPAMDLDMYKHPSTLENISKLESFGNSCIPAEAGELASGLLGEGRMAEPENIISFLESSIAATLPLYGKKVVVSAGPTYENIDPVRFIGNYSSGKMGFEIAKAATNLGANVTLVSGPSHESVLGYPIERINVVSARDMYKAMHDNFADADVVVMSAAVADYRPKEMAEQKIKKENDDNLTIELVKNPDILKSLGEIKTHQLLVGFALETNNEEEYAKRKLTKKNLDFIVLNSMQDKEAGFQKNTNKITIIDKDLSMQQFDAKSKTEVAKDILTVILNKL
- the porD gene encoding type IX secretion system protein PorD, which translates into the protein MKKLASIFFSTCLAVSAFSQNLIADVKVDYSMVQGSNTQMYQTLEKSLTTFINSTKWTNDRLKTYERIEASFVINIKEREGNRLKGSILVQSRRPVFNSTYYTPVLNLSDDNFTFQYQEFEELIFNDRKFSGKNLTDVITYYVYLVLGYDADTFTKEGGTEYFKMAKKIADFGQTNNNFSGWSEMDGLKSRTSLINNILKSDNSTLRNITYQYHRNGLDIMAENELRGKNAIGNTLLQLEFYQRGNYSQFYPLELFLTAKKSEISQVFTGGQTSSVNIEKLKEILNSIAPKYNDTYWNKMKK